In Bacillus sp. DX3.1, the following proteins share a genomic window:
- the bdhA gene encoding (R,R)-butanediol dehydrogenase, whose protein sequence is MKALLWYNQRDVRVEEVPEPTVRSGAVKIKIKWCGICGTDLHEYLAGPIFIPTEEHPLTHVKAPVILGHEFSGEVVEIGEGVTSHKVGDRVVVEPIYSCGKCEACKHGHYNVCEQLVFHGLGGDGGGFSEYTVVPEDMVHHIPDEMTYEQGALVEPAAVAVHAVRQSKLKEGEAVAVFGCGPIGLLVIQAAKAAGATPVIAVELSKERQELAKLAGADYVLNPATQDVLAEIRNLTNGLGVNVSFEVTGVEVVLRQAIESTSFEGQTVIVSVWEKDAKITPNNLVLKEKEVVGILGYRHIFPAVIKLISSGQIQAEKLITKKITVDQVVEEGFEALVKDKKQVKILVSPK, encoded by the coding sequence ATGAAAGCATTACTATGGTACAATCAACGTGATGTACGAGTAGAAGAAGTTCCAGAACCAACTGTACGATCAGGAGCAGTGAAAATCAAAATCAAATGGTGTGGTATCTGTGGAACGGATTTGCATGAATATTTAGCAGGACCTATTTTTATTCCAACAGAGGAACATCCACTAACACATGTAAAAGCACCTGTTATTTTAGGTCATGAGTTCAGTGGTGAAGTTGTTGAAATCGGTGAAGGTGTTACCAGTCATAAAGTAGGGGACCGCGTTGTTGTGGAACCTATTTATTCTTGTGGTAAATGTGAAGCTTGTAAACATGGACATTATAACGTTTGTGAACAACTTGTTTTCCACGGTCTTGGTGGAGATGGTGGTGGCTTCTCTGAATATACTGTTGTACCTGAAGATATGGTTCACCATATCCCAGATGAAATGACATATGAACAAGGTGCACTTGTAGAACCAGCAGCAGTTGCAGTTCATGCAGTGCGTCAAAGTAAATTAAAAGAAGGCGAAGCTGTAGCTGTATTCGGCTGTGGACCAATCGGACTTCTTGTCATCCAAGCAGCAAAAGCAGCTGGAGCAACTCCTGTTATTGCAGTGGAACTTTCTAAAGAACGTCAAGAGTTAGCGAAATTAGCAGGTGCTGATTATGTATTAAATCCAGCAACACAAGACGTATTAGCAGAAATCCGTAACTTAACAAACGGTTTAGGTGTAAACGTTAGCTTTGAAGTAACAGGTGTTGAAGTTGTACTTCGTCAAGCAATTGAAAGCACAAGCTTTGAAGGACAAACTGTTATTGTCAGCGTATGGGAAAAAGACGCCAAAATTACGCCAAACAACTTAGTATTAAAAGAAAAAGAAGTTGTTGGTATCCTTGGATATCGTCACATATTCCCAGCTGTTATTAAATTAATTAGCTCTGGTCAAATTCAAGCAGAGAAATTAATTACGAAAAAAATTACAGTGGATCAAGTTGTAGAAGAAGGATTTGAAGCGCTTGTAAAAGATAAAAAACAAGTGAAAATTCTTGTTTCACCTAAATAA